From the genome of Ostrinia nubilalis chromosome 1, ilOstNubi1.1, whole genome shotgun sequence:
attttcactGTCATTTTCATTCTTCCTGTAGTGTATGTCTGTTTCATCAAATGTAACATCAGTAGCaacaactattttattttcttcataatccCATAGTTTATACCCAGATCCACAATATCCAACCATAATCATCTGTTTAGCTCTTGGTTCCAATTTCTTTGGTTTTGGTAAAGTTACACACCAAGCTTTGCTTCCAAAAACTCtcaatttttctaaattatttttaccatACCATAACATAGATGGTGTCTTCCCATTTAGTGCAGTAGTTGGACTCCGGTTTAATTCATAAGCTGAACTGAATAAAGCTTCACCCCATAGTTCTTTTGGtaattttgtttcaattaatttggtCCTCACTTTGTTTATTAATGTTCTATTCATCCTCTCCGAGGTACCATTCTGTTGGGGGGTGTAGGGAGTTGTATACTCTATTTCTATTCCTTTATTCATACAATAATTCTTGAGCATATTCGAACTGAATTCTCCTCCATTGTCTAGTCTCAGCCTTTTTGTTTTCTTCCCAAACTgtgtttttatatattttataaaatttattaaattactttctGCTTCACTTTTTCTTCTTAACAGTTTAACCACAGTGTAATGACTAAAATCATCTATTAATACTTGAAAGTaattatgaccatgtaaagttGTAGGTTCTACTGGACCACAGACGTCTGAATGAATAAGATCTCCTATTTGCTTACTATGTCTCGACTTTGAATTATGAAAACTTCTTCGAGTACTTTTTCCTTCTATACAAGTTGTACACTTTTTATTAGGTACAGGTAAATTCAATGTTCTCAAATCATCATAATTAATGTGTCCCAACCTTTTATGCCAAATATCATTTCCATTTTCTTTTGAAATGTGAGcactatttattacaatttccAAATCTAGAGTGTATATGTTACTCATTTTTGTGCCACTCAAATATATATCACCTTTTCTTAATGTTACATTTTCTTGATCAAAGATTACTTGAAATCCTTTTCTTGTTATGTTGtttattgataataaattataggaCAAGTTCTCTACTAGTAATGCTTCCAATTCTATTTCTATGTCTTGatattttgtgtttaatttgCCTTTTTTCTTCGCTATTAAAGTTTCTCcatttgctatttgtattttaattggGTGTTTTAATTCTTGTATGTCTGTCATAAATTTTTCATTCTCCATAGCTACCATATGATTACTGGCTCCTGAAtctaaaatgaatttatttaatttctccacAGTACACATGGCTAGAAATGCTAACTTTTGTCTATTATTTTGTGGTGTTCTGCCTCTGTATCTTGGACCTTGGCCCCTGGTCATGGTTCGGCCTCTTCCTCTATAGTTTCCAAATGAATTTCTGTAGTTCTGATTCGAATTTGTATAACAATTAACGGCTTTGTGCCCTTTCTTTCCACATTTAAAACATgccataaagttaatttcatGTATAGTTTCTTtgccttttaattttaattccgCATCCAGCAGTCTTGATTTCACAAAGTCTAGGTTTAACTCTTTATCCACAGTCATGGTTTCCAGCGTTGTTATTACTGTTTCATACACATCCGGTAAAGTTAATAAAAGATGGGCCACCCTGTCCGTTTCCTCCATGTTATGTCCGGCAGACTCCATGTCACTAATCACAGTGTCAAATGCCAGAAAGTGGTCTTGTAGATTTTGGTTATCTGTACATTTTAGTgataataatttcttctttagatataatttattaaatacagATTTTCTTTCGAAAATTTCTTCTAATTTTAGTAACATTTCGGATGCAGTTTGCGCCTTTTTAATGATATCTATATATTTATCTGATACGCATTGCACAATTATTGACCGCGCCTTGGCGTCCTCAATCTGGAACGCTGTGATCTTTTTGTCGTCCTTTTCGTTcaatatgtcaaaattaattgctTGGACTACACCTCTCTCTTCGAGTAGAGTTTTTATACGAAATTTCCAATGGGAAAAGTTCAATTTATCGGTCAGTTGAGGCATTAATAAATTTGTTGAGCCGGTAGCCATCTTTAAGTTCGACTTGATAGTAACAAAGAAAAGACGCTCCTGAAAAATGTGAGAACTAACGCTTCCCTACGGCCTGTGCCATCTGGCTTAATAGCAAATTACACTCTTTATCACTTTTATAATCTAATATCAGCCCATAACCTGTTAGAATTAGTTTAAATGAAAGAGTATTTggttaacttattttattacgtcTTGCACAGGTCAGGTTACCATAGAGAAGAAGGAATATTCATACAAATGTCATCGAGTCTTCTAGCTGTCATTTACAATTTACACAGTTTAAAAATCAATGAtcccaacataaaatattattatttctcaaCTTTCTTCATTCGGGGCATTGTTTCTATAAcagtataatatgttttttttattacaataaaattctcattaaaacataatgaaaatcagtgaccaaggtacatcgctagttgggtggtcaaggtacaacattacgactacttcacttaataagcataataaacccacttccatttgagcttaggatctgaaactcatatcgtctagtagctagatatataaagattatgttctaactataaccgttttgtcaaacatgcaacatttttcatataTTGACATGAAGTAAACCTCCAAAATCTCACTGCGTctgtgtaaaatattaaattaccattttttcttgtacttgcacggcgtcggcgaatcttagctaacttcacgttaacgttgacaaatgacgtatgtaataccctagacaacttttcataaaaccgcataatttaaaaaatatatacaattgttttaggtacaactctgtccaaggttcaacaggttcccctacTTAGTTATAAATAGATCCTGTTGATTAATTGACATGTTGCCTTCTTTTAAACTGTTATGTACCGCAAAATAAAGTCTAACCTCtgaataaaaatactttacttTTATTATCTCTCTACCAAGTTGATGTGTAACCGTTGCAGCGTTGTGATATTTGGTTTGGTCTACtccttttattttaaacaactgTCTTCCCCTGCGTAGTTTGGGagagatttattttataacttacatGTACATGACactgtacataaggcggacttaatacCAGTCGGCATTctcctccagtcaaccttagggccaaactgagaaAAACGTAGGCTGTGCAAGAGATCGCTTCCTAGTGATAAGACTGCCGAGATAATGCCGTTTCGAACTTATGTttcttttgtaatgtttttttttttatatttacattttctcTGCAAAATCATAGGCGCATAAAAGTGAGGCTTTGACTTCGACTGCAATGAAATCCACGATGATGACTGGTAGTTGTGAGTAACCTAGACACATTACACACGCGGAATAGGAAAGCAGCAATCTACAGTCTGTGATCCGACTAGAAGGAACCGGTTAAATCACAGCTAGGTGTCACAATGCAAGTGGGCACAAAGAACTAATCAGAGAGCAATCGAGGAGCATTCATGTGTATTTTGATTGTGTCTAGCAAAGAAGACTACCTGATGCATTCTAGAGTTTAGGTACCTAAACTGAAACCCTATTATCACCACTTAAATTAATAGGACATCACTTAGATTCTTACAAAAACAATgctcaaaactcgatttaaTCTCAGTCATTAATTGTGTCCGGGTAAATTAAGTCTTAACATCTAAATTCTACCAAAAAAAGCCTCAATTCATAAAGTTTTTGGGCTTCGTTCATGCATCAACACCGTGGTCCGTGACAAACAGCAGTTTTCTTAAGTATGTAACTATAAATAAACTCCCCCTACATTAGGTCCGCCCGTGGTAAACATCGGTCTTGTGGGGGCCATATAATACTGATACTGACTGCCAGTACCAGCTACCCAATCTATAGATTGGTAGGTAGGTATCCTTTGTGTCCATATCCTACAATTGTTCTGAATGAACTTGGTTGGGTTGTTGTTGGAAATGTACTCGTACAAACATGTTTGTAGACATCTTTCGAAgacgtgtacctacctacctaaaatatttttagcaaCGTTATTTCGATCTCTGTATCTCGAGTTCAATTCCTAGTCGGGTCATGTGGAAATCGGTCCCTTCGGAATAGTACACTGAAACCATGAAACTCTTTATTGTTTGCGCATCCTGACTTTTGACGGCCCGGTacatctccgctccgctccgccttggtggaatgTTAAAGGAAATGTTaataacacaaaataatatgtataatctcattttattttattttatcacactaaaaatttacataatacaatagttaattattaagtacctaactaccagccttttgttttataaatctaaaattttaaagaaatattcaACTTCTAACAAACCGTCTTCTGCCAAGTCACTGCAATGTACAGCATTTTGAACTTTTGTTTTCCCTAATTTAGCCCTTAATGTGTGTGGGCGTAATAACCGAGCGATTTCCTGAAAAAAAAGGTCATAATATATCATGTGGTAATCGTTTTATTGataggaaataaataaaaaatgaaagttcaacTTACAGGATCTGATGGTCCAACTAGTTTTCTAAATTCAACAGCAGTATTGAGAGTCCTATCTTTTGATACTATTTCCATAGCTACACAAGGCCCACTTGATAACTCTTCTACCATGCCCTGAAAAGAGAACAATGCATTCACTCTAAAATCACTCACTCAATTAAAAGTGGAAAAATACCGGCATTCAGATCATAATAATCGAACCTTGTATTCAGGTACAATTCCTTTGTATACTTCATAAAATTCTGCTGCATTTATGTTCTCgacaataaacatattgagtgCTGTGACTTCGAAGCCGCCTTCGTCGATTCCCTCGAGAGCGGCGCCTAGTTTTCCCTCTCGGATGGCGTGCGGCTTCACTATACACAGCGTGCAGTTCGACAGAGTTGCGGTCAAACGCAGTCGCGTGGAACGCAATGGCGGTGGCGGGAAAAAGTACTCTATGTCCTGTCAATAAAGAATTCTATGATTATCGAACATATATGAGAAGAAcctagtaataatattattttttaacctGCATAGCATCATCAGGATTTGCAGCAGCATGAACACAGTTTCTCACAGGATCTGTACCATATAAAGCTCGAATAGTCTCTGGTTCTGCCTTGAGGGGATCACTGTCTCCCAAAGTTTTAATACAAACTGACACAGCATCTTTGCCAACCAATTCTAAGCCATAAACAAGTTGTCCAGTCAAATACTCCATGAGAAATCTGTGATACACAAGATACAGTTCATAAGTCATAAGCCACAAAACAACCCTTATATTTTGAAGCCAAGGAGTGAAAATTGATAATAGGAAATGGAATGCCACTTCCTCAATGTGTACATATTATATCAATCAATGTTACTGATATGTAATatattacataattaaaaataaattaatagaaatCAAACTTACGGGAATGTTGGATCTGTAAGCATTGTCCTGTAAAGAATATTAACATCATCAGCAGTGAGCCTGGCCTTCTTCATCCGTGTCACACGCAGCCCATGCTCGTGGAAGTGAGTTAAGATCTTTCCCGCTGTTTTAGTTGGTATAGGTTTAATCATTGCAAAGGTTCTGGAAATCaaaggtatttattttttgGCTATTATTTACACTTCATGACCACAAAAAATAAGATGCAATCATGTCGTTTAGgctgataattaaaaaattaaaaagctatTTAGACATTATTCTAGCAATTATTATTAGGGAGAAGTAAAATATGATCACAGCTAGATGAGAGAATGAATTACATGCAAAGTATGGTATGTTTTTGTGATATAGTAAGGTATGGCAGTGGAAACTATACTGTTATCTCAAGTCACTGCCTGGTCTAACTCATGCATATGGGTGTTTCTCTGCTATTTGGAAAATCGTCCATACAAGGCTGtcctgaagtaattttattaaatgttgagaaattttgttaacgaaattcagggcaatagtaatttaaatacatatctaaaaaaagcccacacattttcttcttagtttttgagttattggTGATTTTTCGCAAAATTGCGACAGGGGACTGTTGCAACCACCCAGGGGAATGTATTATGGacaaaaac
Proteins encoded in this window:
- the LOC135072446 gene encoding nucleoside diphosphate kinase 7; protein product: MEGAYKDKYSFIGEWYDNQASLIRRFNVFYYPTDDTLEMFDLKNRKTFVRRVKVNGITLDSFYIGCTLYILGRLIKIVDFACEDTRKKLHKDMQVTFAMIKPIPTKTAGKILTHFHEHGLRVTRMKKARLTADDVNILYRTMLTDPTFPFLMEYLTGQLVYGLELVGKDAVSVCIKTLGDSDPLKAEPETIRALYGTDPVRNCVHAAANPDDAMQDIEYFFPPPPLRSTRLRLTATLSNCTLCIVKPHAIREGKLGAALEGIDEGGFEVTALNMFIVENINAAEFYEVYKGIVPEYKGMVEELSSGPCVAMEIVSKDRTLNTAVEFRKLVGPSDPEIARLLRPHTLRAKLGKTKVQNAVHCSDLAEDGLLEVEYFFKILDL